One Piliocolobus tephrosceles isolate RC106 unplaced genomic scaffold, ASM277652v3 unscaffolded_3703, whole genome shotgun sequence genomic region harbors:
- the LOC113220561 gene encoding protein unc-13 homolog D-like isoform X1, producing the protein MATLLSHLQQRPPLLRQAIKIRRRRVRDLQDPLPQTAPEIQPPSHHVSPEQRALLYEDALYTVLHRLGQPEPNHVTEASELLRYLQEAFHVEPEEHQQVLRRVRELEKPVFCLKATVKQAKGILGKDVSGFSDPYCLLGIEQGIGVPPGGSPGSRHRQKAVVRHTIPEEQTHRTQVITQTLNPVWDETFILYVAALQPPLCPGLLWVAGSPPDNEMSRLSWLGRGFGPGQRLEKKSISRHVRWTVGQMGQNDINATCADGARRVGPL; encoded by the exons ATGGCGACACTCCTCTCCCATCTGCAGCAGCGCCCTCCCCTCTTGCGCCAGGCCATCAAGATAAGGCGCCGCAGAGTCAGAGATCTACAGGATCCCCTGCCCCAAACGGCCCCGGAG ATCCAGCCTCCGTCCCACCACGTCTCCCCCGAGCAG CGGGCCCTGCTCTACGAGGACGCACTCTACACTGTCCTGCACCGCCTGGGTCAGCCTGAACCCAACCATGTGACGGAGGCCTCTGAGCTGCTGCGGTACCTGCAGGAG GCCTTCCACGTGGAGCCTGAGGAGCACCAGCAGGTGCTGCGGAGGGTCAGGGAGCTCGAG AAGCCAGTATTTTGTCTGAAGGCAACAGTGAAACAGGCCAAGGGCATTCTGGGCAAAGATGTCAGTG GGTTCAGCGACCCCTACTGCCTGCTGGGCATTGAGCAGGGTATAGGTGTGCCGCCGGGGGGCAGCCCTGGGTCCCGGCATCGGCAGAAGGCTGTGGTGAGGCACACCATCCCCGAGGAGCAGACCCACCGCACGCAGGTCATCACCCAGACACTCAACCCCGTCTGGGACGAGACCTTCATCCTGTAcgtggctgcactccagcccccacTCTGTCCAGGTCTCCTCTGGGTAGCAGGGTCTCCCCCAGATAATGAGATGAGTAGGTTGTCCTGGCTCGGGAGGGGGTTTGGCCCTGGACAAAGACTGGAGAAGAAGTCCATCTCTAGGCACGTTAGATGGACAGTAGGTCAGATGGGACAGAACGACAT
- the LOC113220561 gene encoding protein unc-13 homolog D-like isoform X3 — protein sequence MDLSHGGPGDGPPGGLLGEQIQPPSHHVSPEQRALLYEDALYTVLHRLGQPEPNHVTEASELLRYLQEAFHVEPEEHQQVLRRVRELEKPVFCLKATVKQAKGILGKDVSGFSDPYCLLGIEQGIGVPPGGSPGSRHRQKAVVRHTIPEEQTHRTQVITQTLNPVWDETFILYVAALQPPLCPGLLWVAGSPPDNEMSRLSWLGRGFGPGQRLEKKSISRHVRWTVGQMGQNDINATCADGARRVGPL from the exons ATGGACCTCAGCCACGGCGGGCCAGGGGATGGACCTCCAGGAGGCCTGCTGGGGGAACAG ATCCAGCCTCCGTCCCACCACGTCTCCCCCGAGCAG CGGGCCCTGCTCTACGAGGACGCACTCTACACTGTCCTGCACCGCCTGGGTCAGCCTGAACCCAACCATGTGACGGAGGCCTCTGAGCTGCTGCGGTACCTGCAGGAG GCCTTCCACGTGGAGCCTGAGGAGCACCAGCAGGTGCTGCGGAGGGTCAGGGAGCTCGAG AAGCCAGTATTTTGTCTGAAGGCAACAGTGAAACAGGCCAAGGGCATTCTGGGCAAAGATGTCAGTG GGTTCAGCGACCCCTACTGCCTGCTGGGCATTGAGCAGGGTATAGGTGTGCCGCCGGGGGGCAGCCCTGGGTCCCGGCATCGGCAGAAGGCTGTGGTGAGGCACACCATCCCCGAGGAGCAGACCCACCGCACGCAGGTCATCACCCAGACACTCAACCCCGTCTGGGACGAGACCTTCATCCTGTAcgtggctgcactccagcccccacTCTGTCCAGGTCTCCTCTGGGTAGCAGGGTCTCCCCCAGATAATGAGATGAGTAGGTTGTCCTGGCTCGGGAGGGGGTTTGGCCCTGGACAAAGACTGGAGAAGAAGTCCATCTCTAGGCACGTTAGATGGACAGTAGGTCAGATGGGACAGAACGACAT
- the LOC113220561 gene encoding protein unc-13 homolog D-like isoform X2, with amino-acid sequence MDLSHGGPGDGPPGGLLGEQDTLPLHLALQIQPPSHHVSPEQRALLYEDALYTVLHRLGQPEPNHVTEASELLRYLQEAFHVEPEEHQQVLRRVRELEKPVFCLKATVKQAKGILGKDVSGFSDPYCLLGIEQGIGVPPGGSPGSRHRQKAVVRHTIPEEQTHRTQVITQTLNPVWDETFILYVAALQPPLCPGLLWVAGSPPDNEMSRLSWLGRGFGPGQRLEKKSISRHVRWTVGQMGQNDINATCADGARRVGPL; translated from the exons ATGGACCTCAGCCACGGCGGGCCAGGGGATGGACCTCCAGGAGGCCTGCTGGGGGAACAG GACACTCTGCCTCTCCACCTTGCTCTGCAGATCCAGCCTCCGTCCCACCACGTCTCCCCCGAGCAG CGGGCCCTGCTCTACGAGGACGCACTCTACACTGTCCTGCACCGCCTGGGTCAGCCTGAACCCAACCATGTGACGGAGGCCTCTGAGCTGCTGCGGTACCTGCAGGAG GCCTTCCACGTGGAGCCTGAGGAGCACCAGCAGGTGCTGCGGAGGGTCAGGGAGCTCGAG AAGCCAGTATTTTGTCTGAAGGCAACAGTGAAACAGGCCAAGGGCATTCTGGGCAAAGATGTCAGTG GGTTCAGCGACCCCTACTGCCTGCTGGGCATTGAGCAGGGTATAGGTGTGCCGCCGGGGGGCAGCCCTGGGTCCCGGCATCGGCAGAAGGCTGTGGTGAGGCACACCATCCCCGAGGAGCAGACCCACCGCACGCAGGTCATCACCCAGACACTCAACCCCGTCTGGGACGAGACCTTCATCCTGTAcgtggctgcactccagcccccacTCTGTCCAGGTCTCCTCTGGGTAGCAGGGTCTCCCCCAGATAATGAGATGAGTAGGTTGTCCTGGCTCGGGAGGGGGTTTGGCCCTGGACAAAGACTGGAGAAGAAGTCCATCTCTAGGCACGTTAGATGGACAGTAGGTCAGATGGGACAGAACGACAT